A part of Diceros bicornis minor isolate mBicDic1 chromosome 10, mDicBic1.mat.cur, whole genome shotgun sequence genomic DNA contains:
- the LOC131410464 gene encoding serine protease 58-like has product HTVDSETIPRPMITDHLWKKPISGSATTTIIVTATPAQAKSVPQFNHMNIKTIPTFLVFLNSKYEPCLGTMIHKQWVLTAAHCFLPFLKIDIAASKEESFQNMTGNLRPMLTVQHPNFTRVSAEHDFMLSKLNHPLKLNDQVKLAVLPNTTDDRRGDKCTVSGWGWAWKNSNTAPDVHINQTVFWFSNKYCQESSIRQIPVKITENMLCAGSSLKSTHSCKEIAAAPILCQNQLHGILSWTEGCILRGDIGYYTKVSRYTDWILKVIHTN; this is encoded by the exons CAGCAACAACAACGATAATCGTAACAGCAACACCAGCACAAGCAAAATCAGTCCCGCAATTCAATCACATGAACATCAAAACTATACCAACCTTTTTGGTTTTCCTGAACTCAAAATATGAGCCTTGTTTGGGGACCATGATCCACAAGCAATGGGTTCTCACCGCAGCCCACTGCTTCTTACC ATTTCTTAAGATAGACATTGCTGCTTCAAAAGAAGAGAGTTTCCAAAACATGACAGGGAACTTAAGACCCATGCTTACCGTCCAACACCCAAATTTCACCCGGGTTTCTGCTGAGCATGACTTCATGCTCAGCAAGCTGAACCATCCCCTAAAGCTCAATGATCAGGTGAAGCTGGCGGTTCTGCCCAATACCACAGATGACAGAAGAGGGGACAAGTGCACTGTCTCTGGCTGGGGCTGGGCATGGAAGAATTCCA ACACAGCCCCTGATGTCCACATAAACCAGACTGTCTTTTGGTTCTCTAATAAATATTGCCAAGAGTCCTCTATAAGacaaattcctgtgaaaatcacAGAGAACATGCTCTGTGCGGGATCATCTCTGAAGAGCACACACTCGTGTAAG GAAATAGCTGCTGCCCCAATCCTGTGCCAAAATCAGCTCCATGGGATCCTATCCTGGACAGAAGGGTGCATTCTGAGAGGTGATATTGGCTACTACACCAAGGTTTCCCGCTATACAGACTGgatcctcaaagtcatccataccAACTga